TCGACGGTTTCGCCGACACCTAACGAGTAAGGCATTCCTACCATTGAGAATCGGACGGTACGTACTGGTATGTACGAGATAGAAGCAGACCCGCGGACGAACCGACTGTCCCTGAGTTTCAGCGGCCGGATGGACCGGGCGGAGATGGAGACCGCCGCCGACGAGACGGTCGAAGCTGCCGAGGGGCTGCGCGACGGGTTCGACATCGTCAACGACCTCTCCGGGTTCACCCCGCCGTCGCCCGAGGCCGCCAAACCGATCAAGCGTGCCCAGGCCGAACTGAAGGAGATGGGCGTCGACCGCGTCGTCCGCGTCACCGACGAGGAGACGAGCCAGGTCGTCGTCAACGCCTTCGAGCGCCGTTCCCGCGACGTGGGTTACAGCGGCGAGACCGCCGACTCCGTCGTCGAGGCCGAGCGCAAGCTCGAGGAGAAAGACGTCGCGGGCTACGCGAGCGCCTGACCGCGGTCGTCGCTCGAGGACTCGCCGGTCGGGCCCGCCTCCTCGGCGTCCGGCACGGTGACCGTCGCCCGCGTCCCGTCGCGGGTGTCGAACGAGAGGTCGCCGCCCAGCGCCGTCGCGCCCCAGTCGGCCAGCCACAGTCCCAGTCCCGACCCGTGTTCGAGCGCCGACTCCGCCCCCGCCGTCAGCACGTCGAGCTCGTGGTCGGGCACCCCCGGGCCGTCGTCGGCGACGGTGACCGCCACCGCGTCCCCACGGCGCTCGGCCGACAGCACCACCGTCGGCGCCTCGCCGGCGTGTTCCAGCGCGTTCTCCAGCAGCGTCCCGACGACGACCTGCAGGACCGCCGGGTCCGCGGTGACGGTCACGTCCGCCGCTTCGACGGTCACGGTCGCCCCGTCCCCGTCGGCCGCGGTGGCGCCATCGTCGGCCCCGGCGCCGACTCGCTCCGCCCGCACCGCCTCCAGTAGCTCGGCCACGTCCACCCGTTCGGCGCGCGGATCGCTGTCGAGGACGCGCTCGACGGTCCGGGCCTTCTCCCCGAGCGCGACCAGTTCCGTCGCCTTCGAATCGGCGCGGTCGAGCATGCCGCGGATCTCGGGGTCGTCGACCTCCCTCGCGGCGGCCTCGGTGAACCCCTGGACGACGGTCATGTCGTTGCGGAGGTTGTGCCGCAGGACCCGGTTGAGCACGCCGAGGCGCTGCTCGCGCCGGCGCTCCTCGGTCACGTCCTGGAAGACGACGGTGTAACCGACGTGGGTCCCGCCGGCGTCGGACAGCGGCGTCGTCGTCACCGTGAAGACCCGCCGCCGCCCGCCCGACTGCACCGCCACGGTCTCGGTCTCGGTCGGATCGCCGCAGTCCTCGCCGAGCAGCGCCGACAGCGGCCGCGTCAGCGCCGCCGTCTTCTCGACGCCGAACACCCGTTCCGCGGCACCGTTGAGCGTGACGACCCGGCGCTGTTCGTCGACGATGACCACCGGCGCG
This DNA window, taken from Halosimplex litoreum, encodes the following:
- a CDS encoding histidine kinase N-terminal 7TM domain-containing protein, which translates into the protein MALPPWPVAASFVAAAGTLLLIRYLWRYRGKPGADWFLASLGAQATWSLAYGVALVTVAEPVRWALEVVSWAAMAGTGVYFLAFALAYTGRGGVVDRAWQGFAGFPILVGLIGATNPVHGLAWADFEVVRVLGVAGATYDMRLWALLAATAGVLLITVGSLLLFDTVVSYGPLYRREAVAVGLSTFPPVAAVLAWLYGVGSVTAVNLVTVAFLPHVALDAYAFVGSDMFEFHPATRRVGERAAIDDLGAPVVIVDEQRRVVTLNGAAERVFGVEKTAALTRPLSALLGEDCGDPTETETVAVQSGGRRRVFTVTTTPLSDAGGTHVGYTVVFQDVTEERRREQRLGVLNRVLRHNLRNDMTVVQGFTEAAAREVDDPEIRGMLDRADSKATELVALGEKARTVERVLDSDPRAERVDVAELLEAVRAERVGAGADDGATAADGDGATVTVEAADVTVTADPAVLQVVVGTLLENALEHAGEAPTVVLSAERRGDAVAVTVADDGPGVPDHELDVLTAGAESALEHGSGLGLWLADWGATALGGDLSFDTRDGTRATVTVPDAEEAGPTGESSSDDRGQALA